One genomic region from Leifsonia poae encodes:
- the atpE gene encoding ATP synthase F0 subunit C, protein MDIAAISGNIATVGYGLAAIGPAIGVGIVVGKTIEGVARQPELAGRLQVLMYIGIAFTEALAFIGIATYFIFTS, encoded by the coding sequence GTGGACATCGCTGCTATCTCCGGCAACATTGCCACCGTTGGATACGGCCTCGCCGCCATCGGCCCCGCCATCGGCGTGGGTATCGTCGTCGGCAAGACCATCGAGGGTGTGGCCCGTCAGCCCGAACTCGCCGGTCGTCTCCAGGTTCTGATGTACATCGGTATCGCGTTCACCGAGGCCCTGGCCTTCATCGGTATCGCCACCTACTTCATCTTCACCTCCTAA
- a CDS encoding L-threonylcarbamoyladenylate synthase has product MSPIYDCSVDSELLSGMRLARAAIGRGELVVIPTDTVYGVAADAFNPAAVQRLLDAKGRGRQSPPPVLIPGIPTLAALAEVVPQAVTDLVQAFWPGGLTVVLPAQPSLVWDLGETRGTVALRMPSDTVALELLSETGPLAVSSANLTGRPAARTAAEAEGMLGSSVEVYLEGGEAGGAYDRVDDRDSSSTIVDATALAAGTGLLRILRHGVISEERIRAIVGDQLATADTTEPADTTGQASDAPL; this is encoded by the coding sequence ATGTCTCCCATCTACGACTGCTCTGTCGACTCCGAACTCCTCTCCGGCATGAGGCTGGCCCGCGCCGCCATCGGCCGGGGCGAGCTCGTCGTGATCCCCACCGACACGGTTTACGGCGTCGCTGCGGATGCGTTCAACCCGGCTGCCGTGCAACGTCTGCTCGACGCGAAGGGGCGCGGCCGCCAGTCGCCGCCACCGGTGCTGATCCCCGGCATCCCCACGCTCGCCGCGCTCGCTGAGGTCGTGCCGCAGGCCGTCACCGATCTCGTGCAGGCGTTCTGGCCTGGGGGTCTCACCGTCGTCCTCCCCGCCCAGCCGTCGCTGGTGTGGGACCTGGGGGAGACCCGCGGAACCGTCGCCCTTCGCATGCCGAGCGATACGGTCGCGCTTGAGCTTCTCTCCGAGACCGGACCTCTCGCCGTCTCGTCCGCCAATCTCACCGGTCGTCCGGCCGCGCGTACCGCGGCCGAGGCCGAGGGGATGCTCGGCTCCTCGGTCGAGGTCTACCTCGAAGGCGGGGAGGCCGGCGGCGCGTACGACCGCGTCGACGACCGCGACTCCTCCTCCACCATCGTCGATGCGACGGCGTTGGCCGCGGGCACCGGACTGTTGCGGATCCTGCGCCACGGCGTCATCTCCGAGGAGCGCATCCGTGCGATCGTCGGAGACCAGCTGGCCACGGCCGACACGACGGAGCCGGCCGACACGACCGGGCAAGCCTCGGACGCCCCGCTGTGA
- a CDS encoding ABC transporter permease gives MTTALLPDRLPAAASAPADRTVSGLTSTVVFIGRSLRHTLRNTEALTMAVVLPVMLMLLFTYVFGGALDAKGGYVNYVVPGIILLCAGFGSSSTAVDVAEDMTNGIVDRFRTMPLRANGVITGHVVASLVRNLIATGVVIGVALAVGFRPTANPVEWLGALGIIALFILAITWLYAAIGLAARTPSAASSYGFALLFLPYLSSAFVPPETMPSWLQWIADNQPITPIIETIRGLLLGTDSGDRPLWALGWCLVIIVGAYVWAAILFRRKAARR, from the coding sequence ATGACGACCGCACTCCTTCCCGATCGCCTCCCGGCCGCGGCATCCGCCCCCGCCGACCGAACCGTCTCCGGTCTCACGAGCACCGTCGTCTTCATCGGCCGCAGCCTGCGCCACACGCTGCGCAACACCGAGGCCCTCACAATGGCCGTCGTGCTACCGGTGATGCTCATGCTGCTGTTCACCTACGTGTTCGGCGGCGCGCTCGACGCGAAAGGCGGGTATGTGAACTACGTCGTGCCCGGGATCATCCTGCTCTGCGCCGGCTTCGGCTCCTCGAGCACCGCGGTCGACGTGGCCGAGGACATGACCAACGGGATCGTCGATCGGTTCCGCACTATGCCGCTCCGCGCGAACGGGGTGATCACCGGTCATGTCGTCGCGAGTCTCGTTCGCAACCTCATCGCCACCGGGGTGGTGATCGGCGTCGCCCTCGCCGTCGGGTTCCGACCCACCGCCAACCCGGTCGAGTGGCTCGGCGCCCTCGGGATCATCGCATTGTTCATTCTGGCGATCACCTGGCTCTACGCCGCCATCGGATTGGCGGCCCGCACGCCCTCCGCCGCGAGCAGCTACGGTTTCGCCCTCCTGTTCCTGCCGTACCTCTCCAGCGCTTTCGTCCCACCGGAGACGATGCCGAGCTGGTTGCAGTGGATCGCCGACAACCAGCCGATCACGCCGATCATCGAAACGATCCGCGGGCTCCTGCTCGGCACCGACAGCGGCGACCGGCCGCTGTGGGCGCTCGGCTGGTGCCTGGTGATCATCGTCGGAGCGTACGTCTGGGCCGCGATCCTCTTCCGTCGCAAAGCCGCCCGCCGCTGA
- a CDS encoding MraY family glycosyltransferase — protein MTLLLALALISAVITFGMSLVVYKVSLRYRLYPKIRERDVHTTPTPRLGGIAMFLGILVAFGVAYLLSSQFGVLALIFTDSGPILAILGASLLIVVIGVADDVWDLDWVTKLAGQFVAAGLVAWLGVQIYSLPIAGLTVGSPVMSILITLFAIVLVMNAINFIDGLDGLVAGVALIANGAFLVYTYLLQREISPQNYFSLAGVIAAILVGACAGFLPLNWHPAKMFMGDAGALLIGLLMATSAISVTGTINPEALSTLGKSSLVPAFIPIILPFAVLIVPLLDFGLAVIRRLRAGKSPFSADRKHLHHRLLDMGHSHLHAVLIFYAWTAVLSIGCLLFFFDPYWMAIVFVAIGLVVCTAFTLAPLSRRKVTEAAAELAPAGTAEADATARFDQLDVASENPPDATPQTAHAPKEIR, from the coding sequence GTGACCCTCCTTCTCGCACTGGCGCTGATCTCGGCGGTGATCACCTTCGGGATGTCCCTGGTGGTATACAAGGTGAGCCTGCGCTACCGGCTCTACCCGAAGATCCGCGAGCGAGACGTGCACACCACCCCGACGCCGCGGCTGGGCGGGATTGCGATGTTCCTCGGCATCCTCGTCGCCTTCGGAGTCGCCTATCTCTTGTCGAGCCAATTCGGCGTGCTCGCTCTGATCTTCACCGATTCGGGGCCGATCCTCGCCATCCTGGGCGCCTCCCTGCTGATCGTGGTGATCGGCGTCGCCGACGACGTCTGGGATCTCGACTGGGTGACGAAGCTGGCCGGCCAGTTCGTCGCCGCGGGGCTCGTGGCCTGGCTCGGCGTGCAGATCTACTCGCTGCCGATCGCCGGCCTCACCGTCGGCTCTCCGGTGATGAGCATCCTGATCACGCTGTTCGCCATCGTGCTGGTGATGAACGCCATCAACTTCATCGACGGGCTCGACGGGCTCGTGGCGGGTGTCGCGCTGATCGCGAACGGTGCGTTCCTCGTCTACACCTATCTGCTGCAGCGGGAGATCAGTCCGCAGAACTACTTCAGCCTGGCCGGAGTGATCGCGGCCATCCTCGTCGGCGCTTGTGCCGGGTTCCTGCCGCTCAACTGGCATCCGGCCAAGATGTTCATGGGGGATGCGGGTGCCCTGCTGATCGGACTTCTCATGGCGACGTCGGCGATCTCCGTCACCGGAACAATCAACCCCGAGGCCCTGTCGACGCTCGGAAAGTCGTCGCTCGTGCCCGCCTTCATCCCGATCATCCTGCCGTTCGCCGTGCTGATCGTGCCGTTGCTCGACTTCGGACTCGCCGTCATCCGCCGGCTGCGGGCGGGCAAGTCGCCGTTCAGCGCCGACCGCAAGCACCTGCACCACCGCCTGCTCGACATGGGCCACAGTCACCTGCACGCCGTGCTGATCTTCTACGCCTGGACGGCGGTGCTGTCCATCGGCTGCCTGCTGTTCTTCTTCGATCCGTACTGGATGGCGATCGTCTTCGTGGCCATCGGCCTCGTCGTGTGCACCGCGTTCACCCTCGCTCCGCTCAGCCGCCGCAAGGTCACCGAGGCCGCCGCGGAGCTCGCGCCGGCCGGCACCGCGGAGGCGGACGCCACCGCCCGCTTCGACCAGCTCGACGTCGCGAGCGAGAACCCGCCCGATGCGACCCCTCAGACCGCCCACGCCCCCAAGGAGATCCGATGA
- the atpA gene encoding F0F1 ATP synthase subunit alpha, giving the protein MAELTISPDEIRNALKDFVSNYEPSKAETTEVGHVIDASDGIAHVEGLPGVMANELIRFSNGVAGLAQNLDENEIGVVILGEFDGIVEGMEVTRTGEVLSVPVGDGYLGRVVDPLGNPIDGLGEIATEGRRELELQAPGVMQRKSVHEPLQTGIKAIDAMIPVGRGQRQLIIGDRQTGKTAIAIDTIINQKANWESGDTNKQVRCIYVAIGQKGSTIASVKGALEDAGAMEYTTIVAAPASDPAGFKYLAPYTGSAIGQHWMYGGKHVLIIFDDLSKQAEAYRAVSLLLRRPPGREAYPGDVFYLHSRLLERCAKLSDELGAGSMTGLPIIETKANDVSAYIPTNVISITDGQIFLQSDLFNSNQRPAVDVGISVSRVGGDAQVKSIKKVSGTLKLELAQYRSLEAFAMFASDLDAASRRQLARGARLTELLKQPQYSPFPVEDQVVSIWAGTNGKLDEVPVEDVLRFESELLDHLRRNSDVLDVLRETNLLSDETVEKLEAEVEKFKLEFQTGEGKPLASVGREEFEAIAQEDVNQERIVKAKR; this is encoded by the coding sequence ATGGCAGAACTAACGATCAGCCCCGATGAGATTCGGAATGCGCTGAAGGACTTCGTCTCCAACTACGAGCCGAGCAAGGCCGAGACCACCGAGGTCGGTCACGTGATCGACGCGTCCGACGGCATCGCGCACGTCGAGGGGCTCCCGGGCGTCATGGCGAACGAGCTGATCCGCTTCTCGAACGGTGTCGCGGGCCTGGCCCAGAACCTCGACGAGAACGAGATCGGCGTCGTCATCCTCGGCGAGTTCGACGGCATCGTCGAAGGCATGGAGGTGACCCGCACCGGCGAGGTCCTCTCGGTGCCCGTCGGCGACGGCTACCTCGGCCGCGTCGTCGACCCGCTCGGCAACCCGATCGACGGTCTCGGCGAGATCGCCACCGAGGGTCGTCGCGAGCTCGAGCTCCAGGCTCCCGGTGTCATGCAGCGCAAGAGCGTGCACGAGCCCCTGCAGACCGGCATCAAGGCCATCGACGCCATGATCCCGGTCGGCCGCGGCCAGCGCCAGCTGATCATCGGCGACCGTCAGACCGGTAAGACGGCCATCGCGATCGACACGATCATCAACCAGAAGGCCAACTGGGAATCGGGCGACACCAACAAACAGGTGCGATGCATCTACGTCGCCATCGGCCAGAAGGGCTCGACCATCGCCTCGGTGAAGGGCGCCCTCGAAGACGCCGGCGCGATGGAGTACACCACCATCGTCGCCGCCCCGGCCTCTGACCCGGCCGGCTTCAAGTACCTCGCCCCCTACACCGGATCGGCCATCGGCCAGCACTGGATGTACGGCGGCAAGCACGTCCTCATCATCTTCGATGACCTGTCGAAGCAGGCAGAGGCCTACCGCGCCGTTTCGCTGCTGCTGCGTCGTCCGCCGGGACGCGAGGCGTACCCCGGCGACGTCTTCTACCTGCACTCCCGTCTGCTGGAGCGTTGCGCCAAGCTTTCCGATGAGCTGGGCGCCGGCTCGATGACCGGCCTGCCGATCATCGAGACCAAGGCGAACGACGTCTCGGCGTACATCCCGACCAACGTGATCTCGATCACCGACGGCCAGATCTTCCTGCAGTCCGACCTGTTCAACTCGAACCAGCGCCCGGCGGTCGACGTCGGTATCTCGGTGTCCCGGGTCGGCGGCGACGCTCAGGTGAAGTCGATCAAGAAGGTCTCCGGCACGCTCAAGCTCGAGCTCGCCCAGTACCGCTCCCTCGAGGCGTTCGCGATGTTCGCCTCCGACCTGGATGCGGCCAGCCGCCGCCAGCTCGCCCGCGGTGCGCGTCTGACCGAGCTGCTCAAGCAGCCGCAGTACTCGCCGTTCCCGGTGGAAGACCAGGTCGTCTCGATCTGGGCCGGCACCAACGGCAAGCTCGACGAGGTTCCGGTCGAAGACGTGCTGCGCTTCGAATCCGAGCTGCTCGACCACCTGCGTCGCAACTCCGACGTGCTCGACGTGCTGCGCGAGACGAACCTGCTCTCCGACGAGACTGTCGAGAAGCTCGAAGCCGAGGTCGAGAAGTTCAAGCTCGAGTTCCAGACCGGCGAGGGCAAGCCGCTCGCCTCGGTCGGGCGCGAGGAGTTCGAGGCGATCGCGCAGGAAGACGTCAACCAGGAGCGCATCGTCAAGGCGAAGCGCTGA
- a CDS encoding F0F1 ATP synthase subunit B, whose translation MLNGVVIAAAAAEQRNPLIPEWYDIVGSLICFLIILFFFWKLVLPRMKKLLDERAEAIEGNIAKADEAQHKAEALLEEYTAQLADARSEAAKIREQARTDGQKIVAEAKENATAEAARVTSNAQTQIEAERQAAVVSLRGEVGSLAIDLASGVVGEALNDDNKSQAIVDRFLADLEASEKAGSSK comes from the coding sequence ATGCTCAACGGTGTGGTTATCGCCGCAGCGGCAGCTGAGCAGCGCAACCCGCTCATTCCCGAGTGGTACGACATCGTCGGTTCGCTGATCTGCTTCCTCATCATCCTGTTCTTCTTCTGGAAGCTCGTGCTTCCGCGCATGAAGAAGCTGCTGGATGAGCGCGCCGAGGCGATCGAAGGAAACATCGCCAAGGCCGACGAGGCACAGCACAAGGCGGAGGCGCTCCTCGAGGAGTACACCGCCCAGCTCGCCGACGCGCGCAGCGAAGCGGCGAAGATCCGCGAGCAGGCTCGGACCGACGGTCAGAAGATCGTCGCCGAAGCCAAGGAGAACGCCACGGCGGAAGCCGCGCGCGTCACCTCGAACGCCCAGACCCAGATCGAGGCCGAGCGTCAGGCGGCCGTCGTGTCGCTGCGTGGCGAGGTCGGATCCCTGGCGATCGACCTGGCCTCCGGTGTGGTCGGCGAAGCGCTCAACGATGACAATAAGTCGCAGGCCATCGTCGACCGGTTCCTGGCCGACCTCGAGGCCAGCGAGAAGGCAGGGTCGAGCAAGTAA
- a CDS encoding HAD-IA family hydrolase, producing the protein MDVYFFDCDKTLYDYDFHKRLPMLATLSGVSQYHLASTWWAGGHERAAEIGEYATSEEYLDVFADVTGARLTLGQWQQARKAAMTAIPGSIAALHEASRLGTVSLLSNNPIPFKDSLPVLTPEIVGVLQGNDLVSAVLGARKPERRIYTRALGRFGVPAGDAILFDDSLENVEGARDAGMHAYHFTKRDDGSFDTDALLAAVHAFADR; encoded by the coding sequence ATGGATGTCTACTTCTTCGACTGCGACAAGACCCTCTACGACTACGACTTCCACAAGCGCCTGCCGATGCTCGCGACGTTGAGCGGTGTGAGCCAGTACCACCTCGCCTCCACCTGGTGGGCCGGCGGACACGAGCGCGCCGCCGAGATCGGCGAGTACGCCACGAGCGAGGAGTACCTCGACGTCTTCGCCGACGTGACAGGTGCCCGCCTCACACTCGGCCAGTGGCAGCAGGCCCGGAAGGCCGCCATGACCGCCATCCCGGGTTCCATCGCGGCGCTGCACGAAGCATCGCGATTGGGAACCGTGTCTCTGCTGTCGAACAACCCCATCCCGTTCAAAGACTCGCTTCCGGTGCTCACTCCGGAGATCGTGGGCGTGCTGCAGGGGAACGACCTCGTCTCCGCCGTGCTCGGCGCACGCAAACCCGAACGGCGCATCTACACGCGAGCGCTCGGCCGGTTCGGTGTTCCGGCCGGCGACGCCATCCTGTTCGACGACTCCCTCGAGAACGTCGAGGGCGCCCGCGACGCCGGGATGCACGCCTACCATTTCACGAAGCGCGACGACGGCAGTTTCGACACCGACGCCCTGCTCGCCGCCGTGCACGCCTTCGCCGACCGCTGA
- a CDS encoding F0F1 ATP synthase subunit gamma codes for MGAQLRVYRQKIKSAQTTKKITRAMELISASRIQKAQARVAASTPYARAITRAVSAVATYSNVEHVLTTEPEKIERAAIVIFSSDRGLAGAFNTNVLKESERLAELLRSQGKDVVYFLIGRKASGYFSFRRRAFERVWTGGTDAPQFEQAKEIGDAILESFLRDSADGGVDEIHVIYNRFVSMLTQEPQVIRLLPLEVVEGLEAPADNQVLPLYEFEPDVETVLDSLLPVYIESRIFNAMLQSAASKHAATQKAMKSASDNADKLITDYTRLANNARQSEITQQISEIVGGADALSSAK; via the coding sequence ATGGGAGCGCAACTTCGGGTCTACCGGCAGAAGATCAAGTCTGCCCAGACGACCAAGAAGATCACTCGGGCCATGGAGCTGATCTCCGCCTCACGCATCCAGAAGGCGCAGGCGCGAGTCGCCGCATCCACGCCGTACGCCCGCGCCATCACGCGCGCCGTATCGGCGGTTGCGACGTACTCGAACGTCGAGCACGTTCTCACGACCGAGCCGGAGAAGATCGAGCGCGCTGCGATCGTCATCTTCTCCTCGGACCGTGGCCTCGCCGGCGCGTTCAACACGAATGTGCTCAAAGAGTCGGAGCGGCTTGCCGAGCTGCTCCGGAGCCAGGGCAAGGATGTCGTCTACTTCCTGATCGGGCGCAAGGCGAGCGGATACTTCAGTTTCCGCCGTCGCGCGTTCGAGCGGGTGTGGACGGGTGGAACGGATGCTCCGCAGTTCGAGCAGGCCAAGGAGATCGGCGACGCGATTCTCGAGTCGTTCCTCCGTGACTCCGCCGACGGCGGTGTCGACGAGATCCACGTGATCTACAACCGCTTCGTGAGTATGCTCACGCAGGAGCCGCAGGTGATCCGTCTGCTGCCGCTCGAGGTCGTGGAGGGTCTCGAGGCGCCGGCGGACAACCAGGTGCTTCCGCTCTACGAGTTCGAGCCCGATGTCGAGACCGTTCTCGACTCGCTGCTCCCGGTGTACATCGAGAGCCGCATCTTCAACGCCATGCTGCAGTCGGCCGCCTCCAAGCATGCCGCCACGCAGAAGGCGATGAAGTCGGCCAGCGACAATGCCGACAAGCTCATCACCGATTACACCCGGCTGGCGAACAATGCCCGCCAGTCCGAGATCACCCAGCAGATTTCCGAGATCGTCGGCGGTGCGGACGCACTGAGCTCCGCCAAGTGA
- a CDS encoding ATP-binding cassette domain-containing protein: MATNAIEVTDLRKSFGDERVLDGIDLHVQAGTVFALLGPNGAGKTTLINILATLVTPDSGSASVAGYDVVAEREGVKRSISLTGQSAAVDEVLTGEENLRMMARLSGYTPAAARLRAAELIGRFDLSDAARKRVKTYSGGMRRRLDLAISLVATPPVIFLDEPTTGLDTRSRQTLWTMILALASQGITIFLTTQYLEEADQLADRIAVIDHGLVVAEGTAAELKARVGGEVVELRDANDEIVRELPTDGTVHGLRDAIDTLDAAAVPGSSVSIRKPSMDDVFLALTELEVTR, translated from the coding sequence ATGGCCACGAACGCCATCGAGGTCACCGACCTCCGAAAATCGTTCGGCGACGAACGAGTCCTCGATGGAATCGACCTGCACGTGCAGGCCGGAACCGTCTTCGCATTGCTCGGGCCGAACGGTGCGGGCAAGACGACGCTCATCAACATCCTCGCCACACTGGTGACGCCCGACTCGGGCAGCGCGAGCGTCGCCGGGTACGACGTCGTCGCCGAGCGTGAGGGTGTGAAACGCTCGATCAGCCTCACCGGGCAATCAGCCGCCGTCGACGAGGTGCTCACCGGCGAGGAGAACCTGCGCATGATGGCGCGACTCTCCGGCTACACGCCCGCCGCTGCCCGACTTCGCGCCGCCGAACTCATCGGCCGCTTCGACCTCTCCGATGCCGCCCGCAAGCGGGTCAAGACGTATTCCGGCGGTATGCGCCGCCGACTCGACCTCGCGATCAGCCTGGTGGCCACGCCGCCGGTCATCTTCCTCGACGAACCGACGACAGGACTCGACACCCGCAGCAGGCAGACCCTCTGGACGATGATCCTCGCCCTCGCGTCGCAGGGAATCACGATCTTCCTCACCACGCAATACCTGGAAGAGGCGGACCAACTCGCCGATCGCATCGCGGTCATCGACCACGGTCTCGTCGTCGCCGAGGGCACAGCGGCGGAGCTCAAGGCGCGCGTCGGCGGCGAGGTCGTGGAATTGCGCGACGCGAACGACGAGATCGTGCGCGAACTCCCCACCGACGGCACCGTGCACGGGCTGCGCGACGCCATCGACACACTCGACGCGGCGGCCGTGCCGGGATCGAGCGTCAGCATCCGCAAACCGAGCATGGACGATGTGTTCCTTGCTCTCACCGAACTGGAGGTCACCCGCTGA
- a CDS encoding F0F1 ATP synthase subunit delta: MGSATREALARSVSALAAQGTKADLATAEDLFAAGRVVADSAQLRAVVSDPSADPKGKAALVSQVFGPQLSAPAVELLVAIAGQRWSNQTDLLAAIEELGIRAIAQSAPVGTDIASELFTFGGAVTSNADLELALRSKLADPAAKGALVDRLLAGKASDQTAAIVRQLVLQPRGRSIREGLREAARVVAAQSDLTIATVYTAKPLPADQLERLGAGLAKKYGAKLKINQIVDTAVMGGLRVQIGDDVIDGSIASRINDLRLQLAG; this comes from the coding sequence ATGGGAAGCGCCACCAGAGAAGCATTGGCCCGGTCCGTGTCGGCTCTCGCCGCCCAGGGGACCAAGGCCGATCTGGCGACGGCTGAAGACCTGTTCGCCGCAGGACGAGTCGTCGCCGACTCCGCCCAGCTCCGTGCGGTCGTCAGCGACCCGTCGGCCGACCCGAAGGGCAAGGCCGCACTGGTCTCGCAGGTCTTCGGTCCGCAGCTGTCCGCTCCGGCGGTCGAGCTGCTGGTCGCGATCGCTGGGCAGCGCTGGTCGAACCAGACCGATCTGCTCGCTGCGATCGAAGAACTGGGCATCCGTGCCATTGCGCAGTCGGCGCCCGTGGGCACCGACATCGCGTCGGAGCTGTTCACGTTCGGAGGTGCCGTGACCTCCAACGCGGATCTCGAACTCGCGCTGCGCAGCAAGCTGGCCGACCCCGCCGCCAAGGGTGCGCTGGTCGACCGGCTGCTCGCCGGCAAGGCCTCGGACCAGACCGCCGCCATCGTGCGCCAGCTGGTGCTGCAGCCCCGCGGCCGCAGCATCCGCGAGGGTCTGCGCGAAGCGGCCCGTGTCGTCGCCGCCCAATCCGATCTCACCATCGCGACCGTCTACACCGCCAAGCCGCTCCCGGCCGACCAGCTGGAGCGTCTCGGGGCCGGGCTCGCGAAGAAGTACGGAGCGAAACTGAAGATCAACCAGATCGTCGACACCGCCGTGATGGGCGGACTGCGGGTGCAGATCGGCGACGACGTGATCGACGGCAGCATCGCCTCGCGCATCAACGATTTACGACTTCAGTTGGCGGGCTGA
- the atpB gene encoding F0F1 ATP synthase subunit A encodes MNLLVQTASSDGGSFHGPSIDEFFPPVIFSIGGFEVNRIMVIRFIAVLAIVLIFWLGTRRMKIVPGRFQSIVEMGLDFVRVNIAEDLLGKKDGRRFLPLLTTIFFMVLFMNLTGIIPFLNIAGTSVIGVPLVLAVVAYITFIYAGIKKSPGNFFKNALFPPGVPKGLYIIVTPIEFISTFVLRPVTLTLRLLMNMVVGHLLLVLFFSATSFFLFTAGSWWSLFGVGTMAFGLAFTLFEILVAVLQAYVFALLTAVYVQLAVAEEH; translated from the coding sequence GTGAACCTGCTGGTCCAGACCGCAAGCTCCGATGGTGGCAGCTTCCACGGTCCGTCGATCGATGAGTTCTTTCCCCCCGTCATTTTTTCCATCGGTGGCTTCGAGGTCAACCGGATCATGGTCATCCGCTTCATCGCGGTGTTGGCCATCGTCCTGATCTTCTGGCTCGGCACCCGGCGCATGAAGATCGTCCCCGGACGCTTCCAGTCGATCGTAGAGATGGGGCTCGACTTCGTTCGGGTCAACATCGCAGAAGATCTCCTCGGCAAGAAGGACGGCCGTCGCTTCCTTCCGTTGCTGACGACGATCTTCTTCATGGTGCTGTTCATGAACCTCACGGGCATCATCCCGTTCCTGAACATCGCGGGAACCTCGGTGATCGGCGTGCCGCTCGTGCTCGCGGTCGTCGCGTACATCACCTTCATCTACGCCGGCATCAAGAAGAGTCCGGGCAACTTCTTCAAGAACGCTCTCTTCCCGCCCGGTGTGCCCAAAGGCCTCTACATCATCGTGACGCCGATCGAGTTCATCTCGACCTTCGTGCTGCGCCCGGTCACGCTGACGCTCCGTCTCCTGATGAACATGGTCGTCGGTCACCTCCTGCTCGTGCTGTTCTTCAGCGCGACCTCGTTCTTCCTCTTCACCGCGGGGAGCTGGTGGTCGCTCTTCGGAGTCGGCACGATGGCGTTCGGTCTCGCGTTCACCCTGTTCGAAATCCTGGTGGCTGTCCTCCAGGCTTACGTCTTCGCACTGCTCACGGCTGTCTACGTGCAGCTCGCAGTCGCCGAGGAACACTAA